The Streptomyces tendae genome has a window encoding:
- a CDS encoding endonuclease V yields MTTVRTPAGWPVTEEEARAVQDTLRERVVLDEPGPPPGTGRVTGVDVAYDDERDVVAAAAVVLDAATLDVVAESTAVGRISFPYVPGLLAFRELPTVLAALEALPCEPGLVVCDGYGLAHPRRFGLAGHLGVLTGLPTIGVAKNPFTFTYDEPAAPRGSTSPLLSGPEEVGRALRTRDGVKPVFVSVGHRVSLDNACAHTLALTPAYRLPETTRRADALCRRALREAAPALTRE; encoded by the coding sequence ATGACGACCGTACGCACACCGGCCGGTTGGCCCGTCACCGAGGAAGAGGCCCGCGCGGTCCAGGACACGCTGCGTGAGCGGGTGGTGCTCGACGAACCGGGGCCGCCCCCCGGCACCGGCCGGGTCACTGGGGTCGACGTGGCCTACGACGACGAGCGGGACGTCGTCGCCGCGGCCGCCGTCGTGCTGGACGCGGCCACCCTGGACGTCGTCGCCGAGTCCACGGCCGTCGGCCGGATCTCCTTCCCCTACGTCCCCGGGCTGCTGGCCTTCCGCGAGCTCCCCACCGTGCTGGCCGCCCTGGAGGCCCTGCCGTGTGAGCCCGGCCTGGTGGTCTGCGACGGCTACGGCCTCGCCCACCCCCGCCGATTCGGCCTCGCCGGCCACCTGGGAGTCCTCACCGGGCTGCCGACGATCGGCGTGGCCAAGAACCCCTTCACCTTCACCTACGACGAACCCGCCGCCCCGCGCGGCAGCACGTCCCCGCTGCTGTCCGGCCCCGAGGAGGTCGGCCGCGCCCTGCGCACCAGGGACGGCGTCAAGCCGGTGTTCGTCTCGGTCGGCCACCGGGTGAGCCTGGACAACGCCTGCGCCCACACGCTCGCCCTGACCCCCGCCTACCGCCTCCCCGAGACGACCCGCAGGGCGGACGCCCTCTGCCGCCGCGCCCTGCGCGAGGCCGCACCGGCACTCACCCGGGAGTGA
- a CDS encoding MmcQ/YjbR family DNA-binding protein, translated as MAVPRNALRKWEKVRDWALRLPGATEEHPWGDTVAKVDKKVFVFLGGGGDGGHPVAVTVKLTDETAHAHALACPGAEPAGYGLGRAGWVRVPLEPAGAPAAELLCDWVEESYRTVATKRRVGELDARTAQVETR; from the coding sequence ATGGCCGTGCCACGCAACGCCCTGAGGAAGTGGGAGAAAGTGCGCGACTGGGCACTTCGTCTGCCCGGGGCCACCGAGGAGCATCCCTGGGGCGACACCGTCGCCAAGGTCGACAAGAAGGTGTTCGTCTTCCTTGGTGGCGGCGGCGACGGCGGCCATCCGGTCGCGGTGACCGTGAAGCTCACCGACGAGACGGCGCACGCCCACGCGCTCGCCTGCCCCGGCGCCGAGCCCGCCGGGTACGGCCTGGGCCGGGCCGGCTGGGTGCGCGTCCCGCTGGAGCCCGCGGGCGCCCCGGCGGCCGAGCTGCTGTGCGACTGGGTGGAGGAGAGCTACCGCACGGTCGCCACGAAGCGCCGGGTGGGGGAGCTCGACGCGCGGACGGCGCAGGTCGAGACCCGGTGA
- a CDS encoding acetyl-CoA C-acetyltransferase yields the protein MSTEAYVYDAIRTPRGRGKANGALHGTKPIDLVVGLIHEIRARFPGLDPAAVDDIVLGVVGPVGDQGSDIARIAAIAAGLPDTVAGVQENRFCASGLEAVNMAAMKVRSGWEDLVLAGGVESMSRVPMASDGGAWFNDPMTNLDVNFVPQGIGADLIATIEGFSRRDVDEYAALSQERAANAWKENRFERSVVPVKDRSGLVVLDHDEHLRPGTTADSLGKLRPSFADIGELGGFDAVALQKYHWVEKIDHVHHAGNSSGIVDGAALVAIGSREVGERYGLTPRARIVSAAVSGSEPTIMLTGPAPATRKALAKAGLTIDDIDLVEINEAFAAVVLRFVKDMGLSLDKVNVNGGAIALGHPLGATGAMILGTLVDELERQDKRYGLATLCVGGGMGIATIVERI from the coding sequence GTGAGCACCGAAGCGTATGTGTACGACGCGATCCGCACCCCGCGCGGGCGCGGCAAGGCGAACGGCGCCCTGCACGGCACCAAGCCCATCGACCTGGTCGTCGGGCTGATCCACGAGATCCGCGCCCGCTTCCCCGGACTCGACCCGGCCGCCGTCGACGACATCGTGCTCGGCGTCGTCGGCCCGGTCGGCGACCAGGGCTCCGACATCGCCCGGATCGCCGCCATCGCCGCCGGTCTGCCCGACACGGTGGCCGGCGTCCAGGAGAACCGCTTCTGCGCCTCGGGACTCGAAGCGGTCAACATGGCCGCGATGAAGGTTCGTTCGGGCTGGGAGGACCTCGTCCTCGCGGGCGGCGTGGAGTCCATGTCGCGGGTGCCGATGGCCTCCGACGGCGGCGCCTGGTTCAACGACCCGATGACCAACCTCGACGTCAACTTCGTGCCGCAGGGCATCGGCGCCGACCTCATCGCCACCATCGAGGGCTTCTCCCGCCGGGACGTCGACGAGTACGCCGCCCTCTCGCAGGAGCGCGCCGCCAACGCCTGGAAGGAGAACCGCTTCGAACGGTCCGTCGTCCCGGTGAAGGACCGCAGCGGCCTCGTCGTCCTCGACCACGACGAGCACCTGCGCCCCGGCACCACCGCCGACTCCCTCGGGAAGCTCAGGCCGTCCTTCGCGGACATCGGCGAGCTGGGCGGCTTCGACGCCGTCGCGCTCCAGAAGTACCACTGGGTCGAGAAGATCGACCACGTCCACCACGCCGGCAACTCCTCCGGCATCGTCGACGGCGCCGCCCTCGTCGCGATCGGCTCCAGGGAGGTCGGCGAGCGCTACGGCCTCACCCCGCGCGCCCGCATCGTCTCCGCCGCCGTGTCCGGCTCCGAGCCGACCATCATGCTCACCGGCCCGGCGCCCGCCACCCGCAAGGCGCTCGCCAAGGCCGGACTGACCATCGACGACATCGACCTCGTCGAGATCAACGAGGCGTTCGCCGCCGTCGTGCTGCGGTTCGTGAAGGACATGGGCCTGTCGCTTGACAAGGTCAACGTCAACGGCGGCGCCATCGCCCTGGGCCACCCGCTCGGCGCCACCGGCGCGATGATCCTCGGCACCCTCGTCGACGAACTGGAACGCCAGGACAAGCGCTACGGGCTCGCCACACTCTGCGTGGGCGGCGGCATGGGCATCGCCACCATCGTCGAGCGCATCTGA
- a CDS encoding macro domain-containing protein: protein MAEIRYVRGDATVPSVKGVKVIAHVCNDIGGWGKGFVLALSRRRPEPEAAYRAWHRDRAANDFGLGAVQLVQVERYVWVADMIGQRGVRTGSKGVPVRHEAIDTALDRLAVHARELGASVPIPRIGCGLAGGTWSRVEPLVEERLVRRGIPVTVHDHD from the coding sequence ATGGCCGAGATCAGGTACGTGCGGGGTGACGCCACCGTTCCGTCGGTGAAGGGCGTCAAGGTGATCGCCCATGTGTGCAACGACATCGGCGGGTGGGGCAAGGGCTTCGTCCTCGCCCTGTCCCGCCGCCGGCCCGAGCCGGAGGCGGCGTACCGCGCCTGGCACCGCGACCGCGCCGCGAACGACTTCGGCCTGGGCGCGGTGCAGCTCGTCCAGGTCGAGCGGTACGTGTGGGTGGCCGACATGATCGGCCAGCGAGGCGTCCGCACCGGCAGCAAGGGCGTCCCCGTCCGCCACGAGGCCATCGACACGGCCCTGGACCGCCTCGCCGTTCACGCGCGGGAACTCGGCGCGTCGGTCCCCATACCCCGCATCGGCTGCGGCCTCGCCGGCGGCACGTGGTCCCGCGTCGAGCCGCTCGTCGAGGAACGCCTGGTCAGGCGGGGCATACCGGTCACGGTCCACGACCATGACTGA
- a CDS encoding 3-hydroxyacyl-CoA dehydrogenase NAD-binding domain-containing protein has translation MSSESTTIRWEQDDTGVVTLVLDDPNQSANTVNKAFRESFAAITDRLEAEKDSIRGVVLTSAKKTFFAGGDLRDLIRVTPDTAQELFDGGLAFKRQLRRMETLGKPVVAAINGAALGGGYELALACHHRIALDAPGSKIGCPEVTLGLLPGGGGVVRTVRLLGITDALLKVLLQGTQYNPRRALENGLVDEVAETREEMLAKARAFIDAHPESAQPWDRPGYRIPGGTPSHPKFAANLPAFPANLRKQTGGAPYPAPRNIMAAAVEGAQVDFETAQVIEARYFVELAAGQTSKNMIQAFFFDLQAVNSGAGRPKDVPARKVTKVAVLGAGMMGAGIAYSCARAGIDVVLKDVTLEAALKGKAYSEKLCAKAVSRGRTTREKADALLARITPTAEAADLAGCDAVIEAVFEDTSLKHKVFQEVQNVVAPDALLCSNTSTLPITALAEGVERQEDFIGLHFFSPVDKMPLVEIIKGGRTGDEALARAFDLVRQINKTPIVVNDSRGFFTSRVIGHFINEGVAMVGEGIEPASVEQAAAQAGYPAKVLSLMDELTLTLPRKIRRETQRAVEEAGGTWTPHPAEAVVDRMVDEFGRTGRSGGAGFYDYDESGRRGPLWPGLREHFTRPGHTVPFRDMQERMLFSEALDTVRLLEEGVLTSVADANIGSILGIGFPGWTGGVLQYINGYEGGLSGFVARARELAERYGERFTPPALLVEKAEKGEVFRDAR, from the coding sequence ATGAGCAGCGAGTCCACCACCATCCGCTGGGAGCAGGACGACACCGGCGTCGTCACCCTCGTCCTCGACGACCCCAACCAGTCCGCGAACACCGTCAACAAGGCGTTCCGCGAGTCGTTCGCCGCGATCACCGACCGCCTGGAGGCGGAGAAGGACTCCATCCGCGGCGTCGTCCTCACCTCCGCCAAGAAGACCTTCTTCGCCGGCGGCGACCTGCGCGACCTGATCCGCGTCACCCCCGACACCGCGCAGGAGCTGTTCGACGGCGGCCTGGCCTTCAAGCGCCAGCTGCGCCGCATGGAGACCCTCGGCAAGCCGGTCGTCGCCGCCATCAACGGCGCGGCCCTCGGCGGCGGCTACGAGCTCGCCCTGGCCTGCCACCACCGCATCGCGCTGGACGCCCCCGGCTCCAAGATCGGCTGCCCCGAGGTCACCCTCGGCCTGCTGCCCGGCGGCGGCGGAGTGGTCCGCACCGTCCGCCTGCTCGGCATCACCGACGCGCTGCTGAAGGTGCTCCTCCAGGGCACCCAGTACAACCCGCGCCGCGCCCTGGAGAACGGCCTGGTCGACGAGGTGGCCGAGACCCGCGAGGAGATGCTCGCCAAGGCCCGCGCCTTCATCGACGCCCACCCCGAGTCCGCGCAGCCCTGGGACCGGCCCGGCTACCGCATCCCCGGCGGCACCCCGTCGCACCCCAAGTTCGCCGCCAACCTGCCCGCCTTCCCGGCCAACCTGCGCAAGCAGACCGGCGGCGCCCCCTACCCGGCCCCGCGCAACATCATGGCCGCCGCCGTCGAGGGCGCCCAGGTCGACTTCGAGACCGCCCAGGTGATCGAGGCCCGCTACTTCGTGGAGCTGGCCGCCGGACAGACGTCGAAGAACATGATCCAGGCGTTCTTCTTCGACCTCCAGGCCGTCAACTCCGGCGCCGGACGCCCGAAGGACGTCCCCGCCCGCAAGGTCACCAAGGTCGCGGTCCTCGGCGCCGGGATGATGGGCGCCGGGATCGCCTACTCCTGCGCCCGCGCCGGCATCGACGTCGTCCTCAAGGACGTCACGCTCGAGGCCGCGCTCAAGGGCAAGGCCTACTCCGAGAAGCTGTGCGCCAAGGCCGTCTCCCGGGGCCGCACCACGCGGGAGAAGGCCGACGCGCTGCTCGCGCGGATCACGCCCACCGCCGAGGCCGCCGACCTCGCCGGCTGCGACGCGGTGATCGAGGCCGTCTTCGAGGACACCTCCCTCAAGCACAAGGTGTTCCAGGAGGTGCAGAACGTCGTCGCGCCGGACGCACTGCTCTGCTCCAACACCTCCACCCTGCCCATCACCGCGCTTGCCGAGGGCGTCGAGCGGCAGGAGGACTTCATCGGGCTGCACTTCTTCTCGCCCGTCGACAAGATGCCGCTCGTCGAGATCATCAAGGGCGGGCGCACCGGCGACGAGGCCCTCGCCCGCGCCTTCGACCTGGTCCGGCAGATCAACAAGACCCCGATCGTGGTCAACGACTCGCGCGGCTTCTTCACCTCCCGGGTCATCGGCCACTTCATCAACGAGGGCGTGGCGATGGTCGGTGAGGGCATCGAGCCCGCGTCGGTCGAGCAGGCGGCGGCCCAGGCGGGCTACCCGGCCAAGGTGCTCTCCCTCATGGACGAGCTCACCCTCACCCTCCCGCGCAAGATCCGCCGCGAGACGCAGCGGGCCGTCGAGGAGGCGGGCGGCACCTGGACCCCGCACCCGGCCGAGGCGGTCGTGGACCGCATGGTCGACGAGTTCGGCCGCACCGGCCGCTCCGGCGGCGCCGGCTTCTACGACTACGACGAGAGCGGCAGGCGGGGCCCGCTGTGGCCCGGCCTGCGCGAGCACTTCACCAGGCCCGGACACACCGTCCCGTTCCGTGACATGCAGGAGCGGATGCTGTTCTCCGAGGCGCTGGACACCGTCCGGCTGCTGGAGGAGGGCGTGCTGACCTCCGTCGCCGACGCCAACATCGGCTCCATCCTCGGCATCGGCTTCCCCGGCTGGACCGGCGGCGTCCTGCAGTACATCAACGGCTACGAGGGGGGCCTGTCCGGCTTCGTCGCCCGCGCCCGGGAACTCGCCGAGCGCTACGGCGAGCGCTTCACCCCGCCCGCCCTGCTGGTGGAGAAGGCGGAGAAGGGCGAGGTCTTCAGGGACGCCCGCTGA
- a CDS encoding amino acid permease codes for MSKDAASTAPAASSTAAPTPADAGDAGYSKDLKARHVNMIAIGGAIGTGLFLGAGGRLRDAGPALALAYLVAGVFAFFVVRALGELVLYRPSSGSFVSYAREFLGEKGAYVAGWMYFLNWSTTGIADITAIALYTHYWSAFTDIPQWVLALVALAVVLAVNLISVKIFGEMEFWFAIVKVATLVAFMLVGIFLLATRHEVGGGTPGIGMITDHGGVLPHGVMPVVLVMQGVIFAYAALELVGVAAGETAEPEKVVPRAVNSIMWRVALFYVGSVVLLALLLPGSMYSAGESPFVTVLSKIGVPAAGDVMNLVVLTAAMSSLNSGLYSTGRILRSMAAAGSAPEFTARMNRSQVPYGGILLTCAVCVLGVGLNFLVPAQAFEIVLNVASLGIISTWVIIMICHLVFVRRARAGLLTRPSFRLPGSPVTEIVTIAFLASVIVLMWNDPEVGRRTLLLVPLIAVALVAGWYGGVRRKVAAGR; via the coding sequence GTGAGCAAGGACGCCGCCAGCACGGCACCGGCCGCATCGTCCACGGCGGCCCCGACGCCCGCGGACGCGGGCGACGCCGGCTACAGCAAGGACCTCAAGGCCCGTCACGTCAACATGATCGCCATCGGCGGGGCGATCGGCACCGGCCTCTTCCTGGGAGCCGGAGGACGCCTGCGCGACGCGGGCCCCGCCCTGGCGCTGGCCTACCTGGTCGCCGGCGTCTTCGCCTTCTTCGTCGTCCGCGCCCTGGGCGAACTGGTCCTGTACCGGCCGTCGTCCGGATCCTTCGTGTCGTACGCGCGCGAGTTCCTCGGCGAGAAGGGCGCGTACGTCGCCGGCTGGATGTACTTCCTGAACTGGTCGACCACCGGCATCGCCGACATCACCGCGATCGCGCTCTACACGCACTACTGGAGCGCGTTCACCGACATCCCGCAGTGGGTGCTCGCACTGGTCGCGCTCGCGGTGGTGCTGGCCGTGAACCTGATCTCCGTGAAGATCTTCGGCGAGATGGAGTTCTGGTTCGCGATCGTCAAGGTCGCCACCCTCGTCGCCTTCATGCTGGTCGGCATCTTCCTGCTCGCCACGCGGCACGAGGTGGGCGGCGGCACCCCCGGCATCGGCATGATCACCGACCACGGCGGAGTCCTGCCGCACGGCGTGATGCCGGTCGTCCTCGTCATGCAGGGCGTGATCTTCGCCTACGCGGCCCTGGAACTCGTCGGCGTCGCCGCGGGCGAGACCGCCGAGCCGGAGAAGGTCGTCCCCCGCGCGGTGAACTCCATCATGTGGCGCGTCGCCCTCTTCTACGTCGGCTCCGTCGTCCTGCTCGCCCTGCTGCTGCCCGGCTCGATGTACTCGGCGGGCGAGAGCCCCTTCGTCACCGTGCTGTCGAAGATCGGTGTCCCGGCGGCCGGTGACGTGATGAACCTCGTCGTCCTCACCGCCGCCATGTCGTCCCTCAACTCCGGCCTGTACTCCACCGGCCGCATCCTGCGCTCGATGGCCGCGGCGGGCTCCGCGCCCGAGTTCACCGCCCGCATGAACCGCAGCCAGGTCCCCTACGGCGGCATCCTGCTGACCTGCGCGGTGTGCGTGCTCGGCGTGGGCCTCAACTTCCTCGTGCCGGCCCAGGCCTTCGAGATCGTGCTGAACGTCGCCTCCCTCGGCATCATCAGCACCTGGGTGATCATCATGATCTGCCACCTGGTGTTCGTCCGCCGCGCCCGCGCGGGCCTGCTCACCCGGCCCTCGTTCCGGCTGCCCGGCAGCCCGGTCACCGAGATCGTCACCATCGCCTTCCTGGCGTCCGTGATCGTGCTGATGTGGAACGACCCGGAGGTGGGCCGCAGGACGCTGCTGCTGGTGCCGCTGATCGCCGTGGCGCTGGTCGCCGGCTGGTACGGCGGCGTCCGCCGCAAGGTCGCGGCCGGGCGGTGA
- a CDS encoding saccharopine dehydrogenase family protein — translation MSRLSRTDRPYDIVLFGATGFAGTLTAEYLAAHAPEGLRWAVAGRSGRKLEELRERLPGGEKVGVLRADVSDPASLRALAERARVVATTVGPYVEYGEGLVAACADTGADYVDLTGEPEFVDLMYVRHDARARETGARLVHACGFDSVPHDLGAYFTVRQLPEGVPLTVDGYVTADAAFSGGTFASAMNQFARPGRLRAAARDRRRHEPRLVGRRASAPTGTPRYAPEVDAWALPLPTLDGQVVRRSAKALARYGPDFRYRHYAAVRSLPVALGGVAAVGALVTAAQIPPLRRALSDRLKPGEGPSAEKRARSWFTVRFVGEGGGRRVCTEVSGGDPGYDETAKMLAESALCLALDDLPPTSGQVTTAVAMGDTLITRLQAAGIRFRVAAVR, via the coding sequence ATGAGCAGGCTGAGCAGGACGGACCGTCCGTACGACATCGTGCTCTTCGGGGCGACCGGTTTCGCGGGGACGCTGACCGCGGAGTACCTGGCCGCGCACGCGCCGGAAGGGCTGCGCTGGGCGGTCGCCGGCCGCAGCGGGCGGAAGCTGGAGGAGCTGCGGGAGCGGCTGCCGGGCGGCGAGAAGGTGGGCGTGCTCCGGGCGGACGTGTCCGACCCGGCCTCGCTGCGCGCCCTCGCCGAGCGGGCGCGCGTGGTGGCCACCACCGTCGGGCCGTACGTCGAGTACGGCGAGGGGCTCGTCGCCGCCTGCGCGGACACCGGCGCGGACTACGTCGACCTGACGGGTGAACCGGAGTTCGTGGACCTGATGTACGTCCGGCACGACGCCCGCGCGCGGGAGACCGGGGCGCGGCTGGTGCACGCCTGCGGTTTCGACTCGGTCCCGCACGACCTGGGCGCGTATTTCACGGTGCGGCAGCTGCCGGAGGGCGTGCCGCTGACCGTCGACGGCTACGTCACCGCCGACGCGGCCTTCTCGGGCGGCACGTTCGCCTCGGCCATGAACCAGTTCGCCCGGCCGGGCCGGCTGCGGGCCGCCGCCCGGGACCGCCGGCGTCACGAACCCCGGCTGGTGGGCCGCCGTGCCTCCGCCCCGACGGGCACCCCGCGCTACGCGCCCGAGGTCGACGCCTGGGCGCTGCCCCTGCCGACGCTCGACGGCCAGGTCGTGCGCCGCTCGGCCAAGGCGCTGGCCCGGTACGGTCCCGACTTCCGCTACCGGCACTACGCCGCCGTGCGCAGTCTGCCGGTCGCCCTGGGCGGGGTGGCGGCGGTCGGGGCGCTGGTCACGGCGGCCCAGATCCCGCCGCTGCGCCGCGCGCTGTCCGACCGGCTGAAGCCCGGCGAGGGGCCGAGCGCCGAGAAGCGGGCGCGCAGCTGGTTCACGGTCCGCTTCGTCGGCGAGGGCGGCGGACGGCGGGTCTGCACGGAGGTCTCGGGCGGCGACCCGGGCTACGACGAGACGGCGAAGATGCTGGCCGAGAGCGCCCTGTGCCTCGCCCTCGACGACCTCCCCCCGACGTCGGGCCAGGTCACGACGGCGGTGGCGATGGGCGACACACTGATCACCCGCCTCCAGGCGGCGGGCATCCGCTTCCGGGTGGCGGCAGTCCGCTGA
- a CDS encoding MerR family transcriptional regulator — MTTETEALTIDELAARAGVTVRTVRFYGTKGLLPPPVLGPRRVGRYGREHLARLELIEELQSRGMTLAAIERYLAQLPPDLSVRDLAVQRAVVASWAPGTVETVSRTELERRAGRALGEEELKRLAAMDVVERADGSGAGHDDEVFRVDAGLLRLGVELLDVPLSHESVLAARAVLTEHSRAAARELSRLLRDAVADQGTRDVRSLSARMHPLVVQALLTTFQRSLKEELREWLDEEG; from the coding sequence ATGACGACCGAGACCGAGGCCCTGACGATCGACGAGCTGGCGGCCCGGGCGGGGGTCACCGTGCGCACGGTCCGCTTCTACGGCACGAAGGGCCTGCTGCCGCCTCCGGTGCTCGGTCCCCGGCGGGTCGGCCGCTACGGCCGGGAGCACCTGGCGCGGCTGGAACTGATCGAGGAACTGCAGAGCCGGGGCATGACCCTGGCCGCGATAGAACGCTACCTGGCCCAGCTTCCGCCGGACCTGAGCGTGCGCGACCTGGCCGTGCAGCGGGCGGTGGTGGCGTCCTGGGCGCCGGGCACCGTGGAGACGGTCTCCCGTACGGAGCTGGAGCGCCGGGCGGGGCGTGCGCTGGGTGAGGAGGAGCTGAAGCGGCTGGCGGCGATGGACGTCGTCGAGCGGGCCGACGGGTCCGGCGCCGGCCATGACGACGAGGTCTTCCGGGTCGACGCCGGTCTGCTGCGGCTCGGTGTCGAGCTGCTGGACGTGCCGCTGTCGCACGAGTCGGTCCTGGCCGCCCGCGCGGTCCTCACCGAGCACTCCCGCGCGGCCGCCCGCGAGCTGTCGCGGCTGCTGCGCGACGCGGTGGCGGACCAGGGCACGCGGGACGTGCGGTCCCTGTCCGCCCGCATGCATCCGCTCGTGGTGCAGGCGCTGCTCACCACCTTCCAGCGGTCGCTGAAGGAGGAGCTGCGGGAGTGGCTCGACGAGGAGGGGTGA
- a CDS encoding CaiB/BaiF CoA transferase family protein, with protein MTEATAPDHGPLTGVRVVELAGIGPGPFAAMLLADLGADVVRVDRPDGPGLGIDPARDVTNRNKRSVVVDLKAPDGPCRVLGLAERADILVEGYRPGVAERLGVGPEDCRARNPRLVYGRMTGWGQDGPLADRAGHDIGYIAVTGALGMTGEPGRPPVAPANLLGDYAGGSLYLAVGVLAALHHARATGTGQVVDAAIVDGTAHLTSMIHGMLAAGAWQDRRGANLLDGGCPYYGTYETSDGGHMAVGALEPRFYAEFLRLLDLDDLAGAHGDVTRWPELRTRVAERFASRTRDAWTTLFEGTDACVAPVLSLREAPHHPHLAARATFTDHAGITQPAPAPRFSATPTTVRTGPARPGADTEDVARDWGVPGLVSPPSNPQRKASS; from the coding sequence ATGACGGAGGCGACGGCGCCGGACCACGGCCCGCTCACCGGCGTGCGCGTGGTCGAGCTGGCCGGCATCGGCCCCGGCCCGTTCGCGGCCATGCTCCTCGCCGACCTGGGCGCCGACGTCGTACGCGTCGACCGGCCCGACGGCCCCGGACTCGGCATCGACCCCGCGCGTGACGTCACCAACCGCAACAAACGTTCCGTGGTCGTCGACCTGAAGGCCCCGGACGGCCCCTGCCGCGTCCTCGGCCTCGCCGAGCGCGCCGACATCCTCGTCGAGGGCTACCGCCCCGGCGTCGCCGAACGTCTCGGTGTCGGCCCCGAGGACTGCCGGGCCCGCAACCCGCGCCTGGTCTACGGCCGGATGACCGGCTGGGGCCAGGACGGCCCCCTCGCCGACCGCGCCGGACACGACATCGGCTACATCGCCGTCACCGGCGCCCTCGGCATGACCGGCGAGCCCGGCAGGCCCCCGGTCGCCCCCGCCAACCTGCTCGGCGACTACGCGGGCGGCTCCCTCTACCTGGCCGTGGGCGTCCTCGCCGCCCTGCACCACGCCCGCGCCACCGGCACCGGACAGGTCGTCGACGCCGCCATCGTCGACGGCACCGCCCACCTCACCTCGATGATCCACGGGATGCTCGCCGCCGGCGCCTGGCAGGACCGGCGCGGCGCCAACCTCCTCGACGGCGGCTGCCCCTACTACGGCACCTACGAGACCTCCGACGGCGGGCACATGGCCGTCGGCGCCCTGGAGCCGCGCTTCTACGCCGAGTTCCTGCGCCTGCTGGACCTCGACGACCTCGCCGGGGCGCACGGCGACGTCACCCGCTGGCCCGAACTGCGCACCCGGGTGGCCGAGCGGTTCGCCTCCCGCACCCGCGACGCCTGGACAACCCTGTTCGAGGGCACCGACGCGTGCGTGGCGCCGGTGCTGTCGCTGCGCGAGGCCCCGCACCACCCGCACCTCGCCGCCCGCGCCACCTTCACCGACCACGCGGGCATCACCCAGCCCGCCCCGGCACCGCGGTTCTCCGCGACGCCCACCACCGTCCGCACCGGGCCCGCCCGGCCGGGCGCCGACACCGAGGACGTGGCCCGCGACTGGGGCGTACCCGGCCTGGTGTCCCCGCCCTCGAACCCTCAGCGAAAGGCCTCCTCGTGA
- the mmpA gene encoding morphogenic membrane protein MmpA, producing the protein MSELPSDGRVIGMPTHRTAGHRRTPARPTGRAVTLGLTLAVLAGLGWVTGMIYTLITWQL; encoded by the coding sequence ATGTCCGAACTGCCGTCCGACGGCAGGGTGATCGGCATGCCGACACACCGCACCGCAGGACACCGCCGCACTCCCGCACGTCCCACCGGCCGAGCGGTCACGCTGGGTCTGACCCTCGCGGTCCTGGCGGGTCTGGGCTGGGTGACGGGCATGATCTACACCCTGATCACCTGGCAGCTCTGA